gggtacacattggcAGAAGCTCGGATTAGTGGTTAGAGTTGGGATTCAAAACCAGGCATTGTGATAACAGAATGTCAGAGTCTTAATTAACAGCCCAACAACCACCCTCCTGAAACTCAAGGTTCTGGCATACAGGAAACCACTGAAGTGAGATGTCTACAGAGAAGGCAAAGAACCTGGACTCAAAATCATAACACATGGGCATAGGGCGCCCTCTGGTGGCTCTTTGCAATTTCCTCCCTCCACAGACCTCAGTTCACCCTCCTTTCCTGCTCATCTGTTGGGTTCCCAGGGACAAAATGAGTGGGTTTACTCAACGAGAAGGGACCCACCTGAGCCCTTCATGCCCCTCACCACACGCTACCTGTTCCACTTACATAACCACGTGACAGTTCCTCTGTCCCCTTACCACCATCACTCCCCACATCTGCTCCAAGCAACTGTTCACTGGAGATGCTCCTCTCcacctctgcctccagccctaaAATCCCACCCTACATGGCTCTGCTGAGTTGAGCCCTTCCCCCTGCCCTGACATTCACGGCTGCTCTCTTTCTCAGTCTAGCTTTCTCAGTGGCTGTGCCTTTACTATGCATACTCCCAGCTCCCTGGATCAGGACCCGACCTGGCACCTCAAACAGGCCTTGACAATCAGACTTGCTCGCCTTCAGCCACTCCTTCTCCCAACAtactctcctccccctctctgcaatcttctgccaccttcccagggaaGTATCCTTGGAGAAAAAAGGACGTGGACCTCTCCCCACCCACTCGCTCGGTCTTTGCTGCAGTCCAGTGCCGGGCTTTGTACCTGGCTCCGGGCAGTCTTGAAGGGGGTAGCATTGGCCATGTGCTGCTTCCGGATGCCACTCCACCGGGTCCGGTAGTCCACAATAGGGCAGGGGGGCAGGATGTACTCGTCGTAAAGCACGTCACCGTCGTAGTTGACAATGCTACACCGGGCCAAGGAGCTGATGTGCCCCTTCGGGCCTGTGCCCACCATCTCACAGTCTATTGCCACCATCTTCCCCGGCAACTTCTTTTCAGACTGTGCCTGGCTGTGGTACTGGGCAGTCCGCTTCTGGTGGCCTTTCTTCTGGGAGCCAGCGGACTGGCCCTTCACCTTCGGCAGGGCGCTCTGGAACTCACCCAGCAGGTCCACTTTAGCAGCCAGGGCATCCACTTTCTTCGAAGCAGCCGGGGTCAGCCAAGACACGGCTGCTTTCTTCTGCGGCTGCTCAGACCCCACACTGGAGGCCgctgtctttttcttcttctttgggAGGGGAgcggccttgcatgcaccatccACCTTAGGTGCCTCCCCCTTCTTGGGAGGTTCGGAGTTCGACTtagcagccctgccaggcagctggTTCTTCTTATTCAAAAACCCCTTGCGTTCCAAGAGCCGCCGTTTCTTGACAAAGCTGCGGTGCTTGGCATTTCCTTCTAGGGCCTTTTTGGGAGGGGGTTCCCCAAAATCTAGATTCAGGAGCAACGTAGCCATGAGAGCTGATGATGGCTGAGGAGTTGGCTAGAGTGGCTTACAGATGACAGGTCAGGGGCTTCAACCCCTGCTGaattccagggcccagcatggggaGCTCTGTTTAGACCCTGGGGAAAAAAGGAAGCCACTTCAGTGAACCCAGAAATCTGGGTGTCCGGGGGTGTTATGTGTGTGAATAAGACGAATCCCTGAAGCACTGAAGGGAGGAAAAACAGCACAGCCATCCCTCAGACGGCAACAAACTATAACATAGTTTGTTATAAGAAGACTTGTCAAGGCCCAGGGAGCTCCACCACACACCGGCCGCATGGTCTTGGAGCGGGGATGTACATGGACCCTGAGCTCTGCCAGCCAGCACAGGTGAGTCCAAGTGTCCGCTCATGGGGAAGAGATCTAAGGTGGCTGGAAGACAGCGAGACGCACGGTGCAGGGGACCTCGGATGACCCATGCACCTGCAGCGAGGAGATCGCGCATCCTGGTACCCCCTTTTCCTCAGTTCCAGCTTCACCCCTGGTCCTCCTGAGCGGAGGACGGCTGCCGCCACCTTGGCAGTGGGCGGGCGTGCGAGGCCCGAGGGAGAGGCCATCTCGGCGAGCACCCTCCGTATCTCCACGGGAAACGCGGCCCCCCAAGCTCACACACCTACCTGCTAGCTAGGCCCCGCTAAGAGCGCAAGCGTCCGCAGCCGGAAGTGGAAGTGGGCGCGCGCCGCCGAGGCCCCGGCCGGCGGGCGCGCGCGTGGCAGCGCGTTGGGGGCCGGCGTGCGCGCGCCCGCGGCGCGCCCACCTCCGGCAGCGAGGCCAAGGACTCGGAGGGGTCGAGGagtggcagcggcggcggcggcggcgtggGCGGGGGCGGGATGCGCTCCCCGGCTCCTCTTGCCCGGTGCAGGTACAACTTGGAAGGGTGGTGAGGCCGCACAAACCGGAACTACAGCGCGCCAGGAGCCATAATCTCCACTTCCGGGAGAAGTGAACGCTTGACGCCGGAGGGGAGTGAGGCCCGCCCTTCGCCGTGACGGCGGCGATACGCGGCACGCTTCTGTGACGTCACGACCATGGCGCCGTCACGTGCCTCCGCGGCACGGTGAGTCGTCGCTGCTTGTGACGTCGGCGAGCGACTGTCTCTTCCAACTTCAGCATGGCTTCCCAGATGGGCAGCCTGGGCTCTGCGCCTGCGTGGAACTGACCCTGGGGGTCCTCGTTGCTTCTGCTGACTCGCTGCGCCCGCAGGATGCCGGGCGTCTCAGCCCGGGGCCTCTCTCACGATGAGAGGAAGCAGCTGGCCGTGAAGCTCACCCGTGTCCTGACACTCTACCGTTCCATCCTGGACGCCTACATCATCGTGAGGCCCCAGGGGTGTGGGCGGGCTGGTCGTGTGGTGGACCAAGAGCCCACGGCTGGGAGAGACTGGGGAGAGTTAGTCGCAGGTCTCTTCTGTCAGTTTGAGTCTGGGGGTCTCTGCAAGAATTgggtaaaagatttattttgtaattgaaaAGCCAGAtcgacagagagatagagatatcttccatttggaTTCACTCtggcagcggctggagctgagccaatctaaaaccaggagccaggagcttcctctgggtctcttacatgggtgcagggtcccaagaacgtgagctatcctctgctaccttcccaggccacaaacggagctggatgagaaatggagcagccaggatgctaaCCTGGCACCCACATAAGATGCCAGCGTTAGcaggttagcctgttgagccactgtgccggcCCCAAGTGTAATATTTCTGATAATTAAGAAAAAACCACATGAACATTTGAATCATGCTGCAACTAGGTTGAATTCTCTTAAGAACATGTGTAATATTCCCAGAACACACATTTGCCCATCCCAGGCTTTGCATGTATTCCTGGTTTTGTGGTAGGCACTCTCAGCTTTGGAATCAGACTGgggttggaatcctggctcccCCTGCGTTGCTAACCTGCATCTTGATTTTGTAGGACTTCTTGTCACCCCTCCTAGCTCTGGTTTCCTCAGCTGTAAAATAGATTCTAGTCTGAGGAGTTCTTGTGAAGAATGTGAGATAATACAGTGTCAGGCCCCAAATCTAGAGAAGCACCAATTCAGCTCTTTGTCTTCCTTGATTCACAGTGTAATCCTTCATTGAGTCCTCCTAGCCCTACCTTCAAAATACATCCCAGATTCACCTGTTTGGCTTCAGCTcctgtcctgggccaggccacaggctTCTCTTTTCCCTTAGCTAGACAGTAACCAATCTGTGGGCGCTTTCCTCTCCCCCTCCATAATCAGTTTTTACCTTTGCAAGGATAAAAGCTCATGATCCTCCTGTGCTTTCTAGGCGCTTAGATGATACTCTATCCTTGCTCCGTGAGGCCCTGCCTCATctggcccctgcccacccctTCAGCCTCACCACATTCCAGACTTTCCATGCTCACTGGCCTGTGCCGATCCCCAACCACTTTCTGTTCCCGAAATACTGCAGGCTTCTGGGGCTGCATGGCATTTCCTCGCACATCATCAACACTACAGAATGGTTAGGTCTTTCtggcccagcacagggatccGTAGAGTAAAATGGGTTTCAAGTCTCTGCCTCTGTTAGGTACTAGCTGTTGGAGCAATGTCTCAGTTTCCTGAATTGTGAAACTGGAGAGAAAGGAGTAGTTCCTCCCACTCTGGGTGTTAACACATGTCAGGTCTGTACAgctatgcagagagagagagagtattgtGTGTTTGCTGTTGGCTGATTTTCTTTGCATGTCTGATTCCTGATCATCATCTAAGTCTCAGCTCATGTGTCACCTGTCCAGATAAGTCTTCCATCACCACCCTCATCTGAAGTAGTTCTTGCTCAGACTTTTCATTTCATTAGCACTGCACTGTCTGTGTGGCGTTTGATGTTATCTGAAAAAGTTTTAAACCTTGAAAAGGCAAAAgtcttctctgcttctttgttGTATCCCGTGCCTAGAAAAGCTTGCCCTGTAGCCAAACAAAGCCCAGCATTGTGATAAAACAAAGGATGCATGCAGATACATACATGTGTGAGACACAAAAAAGAGGAACAAGGTAATATCATGTGGCAGTCCCTGGGATGGGTGCTAGGGATGTAGTTGTGGAGAAGATAATACCATCACTACCCTGAAGTTCTTTGTGTGAAAAAACAGTTAAAAGGAAATGGCTAAAACTAAGGGGTTGTGTCCAACAGGCCTTCTGGGTGTTCTGGGAGGCAGGGTCCATTGCCTGGGCATTGGGGAAGGCTGCAGCAGACCTCAGAATTGCCTCAGATGGTTAGAGAGTCCCCATTGGTCACTGCTAGTGGCCCTGGGTGGTAGCCATGCTAAGACAAGGCAGGTGACAAAGTGAGGCATTGAGGGTATGGGGAAGATTGGGCATGGTGGGAGGTCAGAGCCTGCTGACTACTGCTCTCCTTCTGCAGGAGTTTTTCACAGACAACCTGTGGGCCACACTCCCTCGCTCGTGGCAAGAAGCCCTGGATGGATTGGAGCCACCCCAGCTGGCCACACTACTGCTGGGAATGCCTAGGGATGGGGAGGTGGCAAGGTAGGGGCTACAGGGACTCCAGGCTGGGGAGCTGAAGGCGCTACACTATTGCTCCAAGGGCCTTAAAAGGAGCTTTGGGGTCCCCCGGGTGATAAACTCGTTTGCCTGCGATGTGATGGGACTATTTACCAGAGGCCTGGACTGGCCTGTCTCAGGTATAGGTCTGTGTGGCCACTCACCCTGCTGGCCTTGAAGTCCACAGCCTATGCTCTGGCCTTCACCCGGACACCTGGCTTCCAGACCCCGTCTGAGTTCCTGGAGAACCCCAGCCAGAGCTCCCGACTAACGGCTCCGTTCCGGAAACATGTCAGGCCTAAAAAGCAGCATGAGATCCGGAGGCTGGGTGAGGTAAGGGGATGACTGGGGCGTGGCTGGCATCCAGAGGCACAGGGACTCCATGAGCCTGTCATTTGCACAGATGGGTGCCCCTCAAGCTCCCCCACAGGCCTAGAAGTTAGAGGCTGCCTTGCCCAGCAGATGTGCCGTTCTTGGGACCTCCATGCTTGTTGGCTTTGTCGTCCTGTACTGGCTGGGTTGGTTGGAGGCTCCAAGTCAGCCTTCTGCCTGTTTCATATCTCCACCTTCTGCTCATGGCTTCACAGCGGGGTTCTTGTTGGCTTGGAGTGACTGAATTCCTGACCCAGGGGGCAAGGAGAGTGGCCCACACTTGGGGGTCAGTACCTACCTTCACCCCTACTTGGCTGGCACTGCCCACCTTCCTTTGCCCTATGCAGTTTCTGCACCCTCATTCTGGCTGTTGGCCCCAAGAGTAGCGAACGAATAGCCAGGGCACCTCTGCTCCCTCCTCTTATAGCTGGTGAAGAAGCTGAGTGACCTCACAGGCTGTACCCAGGTCGTGGATGTGGGCTCAGGCCAGGTAAGCAAGACCCCTATTgaacttgtttgcttttttcctaaggatttatttattcatgcttatttgaaaggtaggcagTCAtcaatcttgcatctgttggtgcatttcccaaatgcccacaacagctgggcctggagtggacaaaagccaggagcctggaactccattccaggtttctcatgtaggtgccaggggctcagacacttgggccaGCACTCCGATAGAGGAAGGTTGCCTTGCAGGTAGAGGCTCTACCCACTGTGCCAACACagccctccttcctttcttgatTTCCAGGGCCATCTCTCCCGCTTTATGTCCCTGGGGCTGGGACTGACAGTGAAGAGCATCGAAGGGGATCAGAGATTGGTGGAGAGAGCCCAGCGCCTGGACCAGGAACTCCTGCAGGCtctggagaaagaagaaaggaggaagccGCAGGTAGGCTGCCCCTGCCTGTGTGCTgggctgtgggagcagggtcttCCTGGGCTGCAGTTGGGTATGGAGGTTGAAATCCATGCCTCAAGGATGTGTTTCCTGTTTTTGCCATCTTTCCCCAAAGCCTTCCCCACATATCTCCAAGGCACATTCTAGCTACAAGTGCTTTCCACACCAATACAGACTTCCCCCAACCAGCTGTGATTTGCTTGTCACATATAAGGCAGCAGAGCACTACAAGAGAGAACACTGGGTCTCTTACAAGAAAAGTTAGATGAAGTAATAGTGGGCCCAGAACTTTAAGTATGGCCCAACCCTCTGCCGGGCCCCATCTTcctccctgggaagcaacagaggactgaTCCCTTCATGTGCACAGAGGCTGCCTGAAACAGCAAATTCTCTTCTGACCaggcctttgtctcctctttccaTGCAGGTTGGCAGAAGCAGCCCCCGCCACTGCCCTCACCATGTGGTCAGATGGGTTGACCCCATGGCCTTGTGCGAGGAGCTTCTGCTgccagtggagaagccaggacagagTCCTGGAGCCCGCCTGCTCCTCACAGGCCTGCACGCATGTGGAGATCTGAGCGCCACCTTGCTCAGGCACTTTTGCCTCTGCCCCGAGGTGGCTGCCCTGGCCTCTGTGGGCTGCTGCTACATGAAGCTCAGTGACCCTGGTGGCTACCCACTGAGTCAGTGGGTGGCTGGGCTGCCCAGCCATGCACTGCCTTACCGGCTGCGGGAGGGAGCCTGCCATGCCCTGGAGGAGTACGTGGAACGGCTGCGGGAAGCTGGTCCTGGCCTGCGGACACACTGCTACCGCGCCGCCCTGGAGACGGTCATCCGACGAGCCCGGCCAGAGCTCCGTCGGCCAGGAGTGCAGGGGATCCCCAGGGTCCATGAGCTCAAGATTGAAGAGTGAGCTtgggggatggggagcaggggtgACTCATCTAGGGGTTGGattcccttcccaccctcccttgTTGGCATGGCCCAAAGGAAAGGTAATACGGGCTCAGTTTTGAGTTTGCTGGCCTTGACAACTTCTCAAACTTTGCTTAAAAGGGAGTTGTGTCCCTCTTAGCAGAAGGCTGTCCaggagtttttaaaatgttaaaatgggGCTAAAAGGAGAGAACTAGCTGGAGTTAACTGTTTGGACCAGTTTGCTACCCAACAGTCAGCTCACAGGGGTGCAATGACACATGCATGTCAGGGTAGCACAGCCGGAGCAGGCAAAGTTTAAGTGGGAGGTGGAGGGTCCTGAAAGCACACTGAGCACTGTCCTTGGTGGACCTGCAGGTACGTGCAGCGGGGGCTCCAGCGAGTGGGTCTGGACCCCCAGTTGCCACTGGACTTGGCTGCCCTGCGAGCCCACCAGGCCCAGGAGAACCGCGTGGTTGccttcttcagcctggccctgctgctggctCCACTGGTGGAGACACTGATTCTTCTGGACCGGCTGCTCTACCTTCAGGAGCAGGGTAAGGGTGGCCACAGCAGGATTCTGGCCAAGATGGGTGGGGTCcagggctccttcaggtcctttCCCCCTCCTGCCACTATCTGTTCAGCTTGTTTTATTACTGGGGTGGtggtgtttttaaagatgtatttatttctgagaGGCACAGCGACAGATTGTCccttgttggttcattcccccggAAAatcacaagagccaggaactgcatcctgggctcccatgtggatggcaggggcccaatctgggtcatcttgtgctgccttcccaggtgcactaataggaagctggatcatgggcaaagcagctgggacttgaaccagcactctgatttgggatgctggcagtgcaagcAGCAGCTGAACCTTCTGTGACACAGTGTTGGCACCTGTGGTGATTCATTTTAAAAGGTCTTGACAGAGTGATCTCTtagctagtttactccctaaatgcctgcagttgCCACTGCTGAGGTGGAgctaaagctgagagctggaaccTCAATCCAGGTATGCCCCGTGGTAGCAGGAACTCAACAGATTGAACCATTACTGCTGCCTTGTAGtgtttgcatcagtaggaagctggagtcgggagctagAATGTGGGTATCTTAACCTGTGGGCTAAATGTCCAACCCTACTGCAGTGATCCGTGGACCTCCTGCTTCTGTCACCAGTAGGGTAGAGGGTTTGTCTAAGATGCAAATTCCTAGGACCAGCATTTGCAGCCCAGTAGCTGAAGCTGCAAACTatgacaccagttctagtcctggctgccccacttctgacccagctccgtgctaatacatctgggaacacagtagaagatggcccaagtgctgaggtACTTGCCACTCACATAGAGATCTGgatgagttctaggttcctggcttcagcctcgcccaaCCCTATCTGCAGAGTGAATCTGCAAATGGAAAAGCtttttgtcactctttcaaatatatatctttaaacTTCTACCAAAGCAGCCTCTGGCAGTGCATGTTAAGTTGTTAACCTGCATTGTAGAGGGCTGCCGCTCAGGTTAACAACTCAGACACCCTCTCTCCCCTGAGAGCAGTCTCCTTGGTTCCCTGCAACCTCCTGTGAGGAACAGGGATTGTGCCTGCACACTGGGCAAGAGGTGGAGTGCAGGGTTGGGTCATGTGTCCTTCCAATTAACCCTTCCTTTCACCCAGGCTTCCATGCTGAGCTCCTGCCCATCTTCAGCCCAGAGCTGTCGCCCAGAAACCTGGTGCTGGTGGCCACCAAGATGCCCCTGGGGCAGGCCTTTTCTGTCCTGGAGACTGAAGACAGCTGACACAGTCCCAGGAAGGGGACACGACAGGCCCCTGCAGAAAGCTCCCAGATGCCTGTGTGGCCTGGAGTGCCTCCTCATCCGGAGCTAGCCCTCCGCATCCTCCCTGGAACTCTGCTACCCTTGTGTGTCACAGGCTCcctccttttttgtgtgtgatgtaAAAGTGTGTGAGGTCTGATTTTTAACTTATTAAAACATGGAAGATTGTGTATCTCCTCCATTTCTAGAAGCACCCTCACTGTCACACCCCTGCAGGAGGTGCATTAGGTTTCATGTCCGCTCCCCACTGCCCTCAGACTGGTGGCAGAAGCCTTTTCCTTTGGTTCCTCTCCTAGAATCAGCCCTGGGCAGGCTGTCCTGAGGCTGCCTACCTTCCACCCAGCTCTGTCACAGCCTTAGGAAAAGGATGGCTCTTCTTCCTTGTGTCCCTGAGACAGAAGTATGGGGGATGGGGGCCCACCTGCCAGAGACCACAGCCACACATGCCTGTGAGGACTCGTGACTCTTTATTGGCACCTGAGGAGCACCTGCCGTCTTTAGGCTCAATACCAGTAGACTTTCTTGTATCTCCGGGTCTCCTGGATGCCCATCGCCTCCATCACCTCCTCTTCCAGTGTCTTTAAACGGGGCACATAGGTTTTTTCTAGAGCATCTTCCACTGATGTGTCCTTGGGACCATCTGCAGAATCAGAGCAAAGGAGAT
This window of the Ochotona princeps isolate mOchPri1 chromosome 2, mOchPri1.hap1, whole genome shotgun sequence genome carries:
- the METTL25B gene encoding methyltransferase-like protein 25B isoform X2, which gives rise to MPRDGEVARYRSVWPLTLLALKSTAYALAFTRTPGFQTPSEFLENPSQSSRLTAPFRKHVRPKKQHEIRRLGELVKKLSDLTGCTQVVDVGSGQGHLSRFMSLGLGLTVKSIEGDQRLVERAQRLDQELLQALEKEERRKPQVGRSSPRHCPHHVVRWVDPMALCEELLLPVEKPGQSPGARLLLTGLHACGDLSATLLRHFCLCPEVAALASVGCCYMKLSDPGGYPLSQWVAGLPSHALPYRLREGACHALEEYVERLREAGPGLRTHCYRAALETVIRRARPELRRPGVQGIPRVHELKIEEYVQRGLQRVGLDPQLPLDLAALRAHQAQENRVVAFFSLALLLAPLVETLILLDRLLYLQEQGFHAELLPIFSPELSPRNLVLVATKMPLGQAFSVLETEDS
- the METTL25B gene encoding methyltransferase-like protein 25B isoform X1 is translated as MPGVSARGLSHDERKQLAVKLTRVLTLYRSILDAYIIEFFTDNLWATLPRSWQEALDGLEPPQLATLLLGMPRDGEVARYRSVWPLTLLALKSTAYALAFTRTPGFQTPSEFLENPSQSSRLTAPFRKHVRPKKQHEIRRLGELVKKLSDLTGCTQVVDVGSGQGHLSRFMSLGLGLTVKSIEGDQRLVERAQRLDQELLQALEKEERRKPQVGRSSPRHCPHHVVRWVDPMALCEELLLPVEKPGQSPGARLLLTGLHACGDLSATLLRHFCLCPEVAALASVGCCYMKLSDPGGYPLSQWVAGLPSHALPYRLREGACHALEEYVERLREAGPGLRTHCYRAALETVIRRARPELRRPGVQGIPRVHELKIEEYVQRGLQRVGLDPQLPLDLAALRAHQAQENRVVAFFSLALLLAPLVETLILLDRLLYLQEQGFHAELLPIFSPELSPRNLVLVATKMPLGQAFSVLETEDS
- the ISG20L2 gene encoding interferon-stimulated 20 kDa exonuclease-like 2 encodes the protein MATLLLNLDFGEPPPKKALEGNAKHRSFVKKRRLLERKGFLNKKNQLPGRAAKSNSEPPKKGEAPKVDGACKAAPLPKKKKKTAASSVGSEQPQKKAAVSWLTPAASKKVDALAAKVDLLGEFQSALPKVKGQSAGSQKKGHQKRTAQYHSQAQSEKKLPGKMVAIDCEMVGTGPKGHISSLARCSIVNYDGDVLYDEYILPPCPIVDYRTRWSGIRKQHMANATPFKTARSQILKILTGKIVVGHAIHNDFKALQYFHPKSLTRDTSHIPLLNRKADFPENATMSLKRLTKQLLDRDIQVGKSGHSSVEDAQATMELYKLVEVEWEQHLIQNPPKD
- the METTL25B gene encoding methyltransferase-like protein 25B isoform X3: MPGVSARGLSHDERKQLAVKLTRVLTLYRSILDAYIIEFFTDNLWATLPRSWQEALDGLEPPQLATLLLGMPRDGEVARYRSVWPLTLLALKSTAYALAFTRTPGFQTPSEFLENPSQSSRLTAPFRKHVRPKKQHEIRRLGELVKKLSDLTGCTQVVDVGSGQGHLSRFMSLGLGLTVKSIEGDQRLVERAQRLDQELLQALEKEERRKPQVRAAGAPASGSGPPVATGLGCPASPPGPGEPRGCLLQPGPAAGSTGGDTDSSGPAALPSGAGLPC